In Camelus bactrianus isolate YW-2024 breed Bactrian camel chromosome 28, ASM4877302v1, whole genome shotgun sequence, a single window of DNA contains:
- the LOC105072202 gene encoding lysozyme g-like protein 2 isoform X1 — translation MLSFALFGGLFALIGVISGDSSNSASEARHMKRILLKPDSTSRGSHTFTHSMNSRLHPPLYHGCYGDITTMEASGASCDIGKLINCGIPGSEMFADMDLRALKPYQTLIKEVGLRHCVDPALIAAIISRLSHGGTVLLDGWDHTGNKFGLMQLDKNIHQPAATWDSKEHLLQAVGILTDRIKAIQKKFPSWSEAQHLKGGLSAFKSGAEAVATLKDIDTDFVNDTMARAKFFKRHGF, via the exons ATGCTCTCTTTTGCCCTGTTTGGGGGACTTTTTGCCCTCATTG GTGTTATCAGTGGGGATTCATCGAACAGTGCTTCGGAGGCAAGACATATGAAGAGAATACTGTTAAAACCAGACA GCACTTCCAGGGGCTCACATACTTTCACTCATTCAATGAACTCTCGCCTGCATCCCCCCCTGTACCACGGCTGCTATGGTGACATCACGACCATGGAGGCCTCTGGCGCCTCCTGTGATATTGGCAAGTTGATTAATTGCG GCATCCCTGGTTCTGAAATGTTTGCCGACATGGATTTGAGGGCCTTAAAGCCTTACCAGACTCTGATCAAAGAAGTCGGTCTGAGGCACTGCGTGGACCCTGCCCTCATTGCAGCCATCATCTCCAGATTAAGCCACGGCGGAACTGTCCTGCTAGACGGCTGGGACCACACAGGAAATAAGTTTGGCTTGATGCAG CTTGATAAAAATATTCATCAACCTGCTGCCACCTGGGATAGCAAAGAACACCTTCTGCAGGCTGTTGGGATTCTAACGGACAGAATTAAGGCAATCCAGAAAAAGTTCCCCTCGTGGAGTGAGGCTCAGCACCTCAAAG GTGGTCTCTCAGCCTTCAAGTCAGGAGCTGAAGCCGTTGCCACCCTCAAGGACATAGACACTGACTTCGTCAATGATACTATGGCCCGCGCTAAATTCTTTAAGAGACACGGCTTCTAG
- the LOC105072202 gene encoding lysozyme g-like protein 2 isoform X2 has translation MLSFALFGGLFALIGTSRGSHTFTHSMNSRLHPPLYHGCYGDITTMEASGASCDIGKLINCGIPGSEMFADMDLRALKPYQTLIKEVGLRHCVDPALIAAIISRLSHGGTVLLDGWDHTGNKFGLMQLDKNIHQPAATWDSKEHLLQAVGILTDRIKAIQKKFPSWSEAQHLKGGLSAFKSGAEAVATLKDIDTDFVNDTMARAKFFKRHGF, from the exons ATGCTCTCTTTTGCCCTGTTTGGGGGACTTTTTGCCCTCATTG GCACTTCCAGGGGCTCACATACTTTCACTCATTCAATGAACTCTCGCCTGCATCCCCCCCTGTACCACGGCTGCTATGGTGACATCACGACCATGGAGGCCTCTGGCGCCTCCTGTGATATTGGCAAGTTGATTAATTGCG GCATCCCTGGTTCTGAAATGTTTGCCGACATGGATTTGAGGGCCTTAAAGCCTTACCAGACTCTGATCAAAGAAGTCGGTCTGAGGCACTGCGTGGACCCTGCCCTCATTGCAGCCATCATCTCCAGATTAAGCCACGGCGGAACTGTCCTGCTAGACGGCTGGGACCACACAGGAAATAAGTTTGGCTTGATGCAG CTTGATAAAAATATTCATCAACCTGCTGCCACCTGGGATAGCAAAGAACACCTTCTGCAGGCTGTTGGGATTCTAACGGACAGAATTAAGGCAATCCAGAAAAAGTTCCCCTCGTGGAGTGAGGCTCAGCACCTCAAAG GTGGTCTCTCAGCCTTCAAGTCAGGAGCTGAAGCCGTTGCCACCCTCAAGGACATAGACACTGACTTCGTCAATGATACTATGGCCCGCGCTAAATTCTTTAAGAGACACGGCTTCTAG